A region of Coturnix japonica isolate 7356 chromosome 15, Coturnix japonica 2.1, whole genome shotgun sequence DNA encodes the following proteins:
- the ADORA2A gene encoding adenosine receptor A2a, which produces MLVHGKEDFLSDIAYIILELIIAVLAILGNVLVCWAVYLNSNLQNVTNYFVVSLAAADIAVGVLAIPFAITISTGFCAFFYGCLFIACFVLVLTQSSIFSLLAIAIDRIIAIRIPLRYNGLVTGSRAKGIIAICWVLSFIIGLTPMLGWHKRSQIDELGANKSSPINCSNSMVACLFEAVVTMEYMVYYNFFACVLLPLLLMFGIYLKIFMAARRQLKQMENKMVHGERSRSTLQKEVHAAKSLAIIVGLFAVCWLPLHIINCFTLFCPNCAHAPLWLMYLAIILSHANSVVNPLIYAYRIREFRYTFRKIISQHILGRKEQFKAGTASIRTSTHGGDGENASIRISEYALEVYTNGEIHRDPEKQDLNKCKAVLEWHQNGNALDMETNGHLPRSCKNGILSDACVNRELHHEELIDAQVSFSDLESTAFATADVS; this is translated from the exons ATGCTAGTACATGGGAAAGAAGACTTCCTCTCAGACATAGCTTACATCATCCTGGAACTGATCATTGCGGTGCTGGCCATCCTGGGGAACGTCCTGGTCTGCTGGGCTGTCTATTTGAACAGCAACCTTCAGAACGTCACCAACTATTTCGTGGTgtccctggctgctgctgacatTGCGGTGGGAGTGCTGGCAATCCCCTTTGCCATCACCATCAGCACTGGCTTCTGTGCCTTCTTCTATGGCTGCCTTTTCATCGCCTGCTTCGTCCTGGTCTTGACACAGAGTTCCATCTTCAGCCTCCTTGCTATCGCCATCGACAGAATCATTGCGATCCGCATACCCCTCAG GTACAATGGCTTGGTGACGGGCTCTCGAGCCAAAGGTATCATTGCCATTTGCTGGGTATTATCTTTCATCATTGGCTTGACACCAATGCTAGGGTGGCACAAGCGTTCCCAGATTGATGAGCTGGGTGCTAATAAGTCCTCTCCCATCAACTGCAGCAACAGTATGGTAGCCTGTCTCTTTGAGGCTGTGGTCACCATGGAGTACATGGTCTACTACAACTTTTTTGCCTGCGTGTTGTTGCCTCTTCTCCTCATGTTTGGCATCTACTTGAAAATCTTCATGGCAGCCCGACGGCAGCTCAAGCAGATGGAGAACAAGATGGTGCATGGGGAACGCTCACGGTCCACTTTGCAGAAGGAAGTCCACGCGGCCAAATCTTTAGCCATCATTGTTGGGTTGTTTGCAGTCTGTTGGCTTCCACTACATATTATTAACTGTTTCACCCTTTTTTGCCCAAATTGTGCTCATGCTCCCCTCTGGCTGATGTATCTGGCCATTATCCTGTCTCATGCCAACTCGGTTGTAAATCCTCTAATTTATGCCTACCGAATCAGGGAATTCCGATACACCTTCCGTAAAATCATCAGCCAGCACATCCTGGGGAGGAAAGAGCAGTTCAAGGCAGGAACAGCCAGCATTAGGACTTCCAcgcatggtggggatggagagaaCGCCAGCATACGAATCAGTGAGTATGCGTTAGAAGTATACACGAATGGAGAGATCCACAGGGATCCTGAAAAGCAGGACTtaaacaaatgcaaagctgtCTTGGAATGGCATCAGAATGGAAATGCTCTGGACATGGAGACAAATGGGCATCTCCCACGTTCCTGCAAAAATGGGATTCTCTCAGATGCATGTGTGAACAGGGAGCTTCACCATGAAGAGTTAATAGATGCCCAGGTGTCTTTCTCAGATCTAGAAAGCACAGCCTTTGCAACAGCTGATGTTTCCTGA